The following are from one region of the Ischnura elegans chromosome X, ioIscEleg1.1, whole genome shotgun sequence genome:
- the LOC124171199 gene encoding uncharacterized protein LOC124171199 gives MAGITMLQANLQHSKAASGVLQRILYEGKVNVALIQEPWAFQGRVRGLSTTSGKMFHCTNADRPRTCVFVNGLRAMLLPQFTSRDQTAVLLTLGTGANMRRIVTCSSYLPYDSPELPPTAELERLVSYCRSNGLELLVGCDANSHHFVWGSSDSNDRGRALVEYLMTTNLQVLNRGSLPTFSNSLREEVLDITFCTNILVSSVGEWRVSNEVSLSDHRHILFTLMLAAEKRTTYRNPRSTNWVMYRDYLRDSLSQTIPNKFNKVEEIDAAAEHLQKCIITSYEGI, from the coding sequence ATGGCAGGCATCACTATGCTCCAGGCCAATCTCCAACACTCCAAGGCCGCCTCAGGGGTCCTGCAAAGGATCCTTTATGAAGGTAAGGTCAATGTTGCTCTGATCCAAGAACCATGGGCTTTCCAAGGTAGGGTCAGAGGCTTGAGTACAACATCtggtaaaatgtttcattgtacCAATGCTGATAGACCAAGGACATGTGTCTTTGTTAATGGGTTGAGAGCCATGCTCTTACCACAATTTACCTCCAGGGACCAGACGGCAGTCCTGCTGACTCTGGGGACTGGTGCCAACATGAGGAGGATTGTTACCTGTTCCTCCTACCTACCATATGACTCTCCGGAGCTGCCGCCGACTGCGGAGTTGGAGAGGTTGGTAAGTTATTGCAGATCTAATGGTCTAGAATTACTAGTGGGGTGTGATGCTAACTCACATCATTTTGTGTGGGGGAGCAGTGACTCCAACGATAGAGGCAGAGCCCTAGTGGAATACCTCATGACAACTAACCTCCAGGTGCTCAACAGGGGCTCCTTACCCACATTCTCAAACAGTCTGAGGGAGGAGGTGCTAGACATTACTTTTTGCACCAATATACTGGTAAGCTCAGTGGGTGAATGGAGAGTATCCAACGAGGTCTCACTGTCAGACCACAGGCATATTCTCTTCACACTTATGCTCGCCGCTGAAAAGCGAACCACATACCGGAATCCTAGGAGCACGAACTGGGTAATGTACCGAGACTATTTAAGGGATAGCCTGTCACAGACTATTCCTAACAAATTCAACAAAGTGGAGGAGATTGATGCTGCTGCAGAACATCTGCAGAAGTGCATCATCACCTCTTACGAG